In Fibrobacter sp. UWEL, the following proteins share a genomic window:
- a CDS encoding AzlC family ABC transporter permease, whose product MPAIDQSTFKNSLKVAFKRSLPVLTGYWFLGITYGVLAESMGFSYWYPLSMALFVFSGSAEFLGLGMLLANFNPLGAASMALVVGARHLFYGVSMLDRFRGMGWRKPFLIFWMSDETFAINYNARESTPTEMLMVSMLDYSYWITGGFMGYMFGSLLNFDIRGLEFVVTAMFVAIFMDQFLKEKEHRPAWIGIGCTALSLLVVGSQYFVIPSMIGILLLLTVFRKKIEGGK is encoded by the coding sequence ATGCCTGCCATCGATCAATCCACATTTAAGAATTCCCTGAAGGTCGCTTTTAAGCGCTCCTTGCCGGTGCTTACGGGCTACTGGTTTTTGGGCATTACTTATGGGGTGCTTGCGGAATCCATGGGCTTTAGCTATTGGTATCCGCTGTCCATGGCGCTGTTTGTGTTTAGTGGCTCTGCGGAATTCCTGGGCTTGGGTATGTTGCTGGCGAATTTCAACCCGCTGGGTGCCGCGAGTATGGCCTTGGTGGTGGGCGCTCGTCATTTGTTCTATGGCGTTTCCATGCTGGATCGTTTTCGCGGTATGGGCTGGCGTAAGCCCTTCCTGATTTTCTGGATGTCCGACGAAACGTTTGCTATTAACTACAATGCCCGCGAGTCTACCCCCACGGAGATGCTGATGGTCAGTATGCTGGATTATTCCTACTGGATTACCGGCGGATTTATGGGCTATATGTTCGGCTCCCTTTTGAACTTCGATATTCGTGGTCTTGAATTTGTGGTGACGGCCATGTTCGTTGCCATCTTTATGGATCAGTTCTTAAAGGAAAAGGAACATCGTCCGGCGTGGATCGGGATTGGATGTACTGCCTTGAGCCTGCTGGTAGTGGGTAGTCAGTATTTTGTGATTCCCTCCATGATTGGAATTCTTTTGCTGCTGACTGTGTTCCGCAAGAAAATTGAGGGCGGTAAATGA
- a CDS encoding DUF3791 domain-containing protein yields MSESTQIIYMQTRLVRLMSEETGASIAAVATQFKEQGVFHYIKRMWDLFHIEGDQAVLEDIRQYLKSKGV; encoded by the coding sequence ATGAGTGAAAGCACCCAGATTATCTATATGCAGACAAGGCTCGTTCGGCTGATGTCCGAAGAAACGGGAGCGTCTATTGCTGCAGTAGCAACCCAGTTCAAGGAACAGGGTGTTTTTCACTATATCAAGCGAATGTGGGACTTGTTCCATATTGAGGGCGACCAGGCGGTTCTTGAAGACATAAGGCAATACCTCAAGTCAAAGGGTGTGTAA
- a CDS encoding pyridoxal phosphate-dependent aminotransferase has product MKPLSDRTNHFTESVIRYMTRIANGCGAVNLSQGFPDFDPPVELQNRLAEVAKTGPHQYALTIGAKNFREAVCRKQEHFSGMRFDPERECVITCGSTEAMMITMMSVCNPGDKVVIFSPFYENYTADTILSGATPIYVPLSPIDFTFDANVLEDAMKQPGVKALVLCNPSNPSGKVFTRDELKIIADLAIKYDLYVITDEVYEHIIFAPNVHTYMATLPGMRERTIECSSLSKSYSITGWRLGYILAPEPIMERIKKVHDFTVVGASSTLQEVAVTAMNFGDDYYTELQNHYTHMKQLFTDGLRNLGFKFTEPQGTYFVMMDISEFDYERRMASGEFGAVSGMGMSGSGAVRPDELFCMDLAKKVGVAAVPGSSFFREPVNHLVRFHFAKKDETLIEALNRLEGVRKLLK; this is encoded by the coding sequence ATGAAACCTTTAAGTGATCGCACCAACCATTTTACTGAATCTGTCATTCGTTACATGACCCGTATTGCCAATGGCTGCGGGGCTGTGAATCTGTCCCAGGGTTTTCCGGATTTTGACCCGCCTGTGGAATTGCAGAACCGTTTGGCAGAAGTGGCAAAGACTGGCCCTCATCAGTATGCGTTGACCATTGGTGCCAAGAATTTCCGCGAAGCGGTTTGTCGCAAGCAGGAACATTTCAGCGGCATGCGCTTTGATCCGGAAAGGGAATGTGTCATTACCTGTGGCAGTACCGAAGCCATGATGATTACCATGATGTCGGTCTGCAATCCTGGCGACAAGGTGGTGATTTTCTCACCGTTCTACGAGAACTATACTGCGGATACGATTTTGAGTGGCGCAACTCCAATATACGTGCCCCTTTCGCCCATCGATTTTACCTTCGATGCGAATGTCCTTGAAGATGCCATGAAGCAGCCGGGCGTAAAGGCATTGGTGCTGTGCAATCCTTCAAACCCCAGTGGAAAAGTTTTCACTCGCGACGAGTTGAAGATTATTGCGGATCTTGCCATCAAGTACGATCTGTATGTGATTACGGACGAAGTTTACGAGCACATTATTTTTGCACCAAATGTTCACACCTATATGGCAACCCTGCCGGGCATGCGTGAACGCACCATCGAATGTTCCAGCCTCTCCAAGAGCTATTCCATTACGGGTTGGCGCTTGGGCTATATTCTGGCTCCTGAGCCCATCATGGAACGCATCAAGAAAGTTCATGACTTTACGGTGGTTGGCGCGTCCTCTACGTTGCAGGAAGTGGCTGTGACCGCCATGAATTTCGGCGATGATTACTACACCGAATTGCAGAATCATTACACCCACATGAAGCAATTGTTTACCGATGGCCTCCGCAATCTGGGATTCAAGTTTACAGAGCCTCAAGGAACCTATTTCGTCATGATGGACATTTCGGAATTCGATTACGAACGTCGCATGGCCTCCGGCGAGTTCGGCGCCGTGTCTGGAATGGGAATGAGCGGCTCAGGAGCCGTTCGCCCCGATGAACTTTTCTGCATGGATTTGGCAAAGAAAGTGGGCGTCGCCGCAGTGCCTGGCAGTAGCTTTTTCCGCGAGCCCGTAAACCATCTGGTGCGATTCCATTTCGCCAAGAAGGACGAAACTTTGATCGAGGCTCTGAACCGCCTGGAAGGTGTCCGTAAATTGCTTAAATAG
- a CDS encoding helix-turn-helix domain-containing protein, translating into MYKKHTNEEWAEALELYKSGHSPHLISQKTGITERLVLYRCREYDLTGEWYRGRKQNVRSTPSLKRAVIDTAIQQSLSLTEIAVKYQLSRYCLQSWLRKYRHGGYEELLATKPKGRPPKMPKKKKSAKGMTELERLQEENAYLKAENAYLKKLKALDQEENAEMFGIGPRQSED; encoded by the coding sequence ATGTATAAGAAACACACTAATGAAGAATGGGCCGAAGCTTTAGAACTCTATAAATCCGGACACAGTCCTCATTTAATAAGTCAGAAAACAGGCATCACAGAACGCCTAGTCCTATATCGTTGTAGGGAATATGATCTGACTGGTGAATGGTATAGGGGAAGAAAACAGAATGTCCGTTCAACACCCTCCCTAAAACGTGCAGTCATTGATACGGCAATCCAACAATCTCTATCTTTGACAGAGATTGCCGTAAAATATCAACTAAGCCGCTATTGTTTACAATCGTGGTTGCGCAAATACCGTCACGGCGGCTACGAGGAACTATTAGCAACAAAGCCCAAAGGGAGGCCTCCGAAGATGCCAAAGAAAAAGAAATCAGCAAAGGGTATGACCGAACTTGAACGTCTCCAGGAAGAAAATGCATACCTCAAAGCTGAGAATGCCTACCTAAAAAAATTGAAGGCCCTAGACCAGGAAGAGAATGCCGAGATGTTCGGTATAGGGCCGAGACAGTCCGAGGACTGA
- a CDS encoding TIGR02147 family protein, which translates to MKPIVEYLDYRRYMQEFYEERKRTSAFTWREFSKLSGFASSGYLKLVCDGKTRLRGVGSESVAKAMGLTGYQAEYFCRMVEFCDAQTNEEKQAAYGEMCRLADANKVRILGGEAYSYFSSWINPTLRELAPIMPGARPLEMARMLCPSVPAADVRFSLDQMVQMGLLKKIESAGEVSYVQTDVGINPVDNQDHKAALNVAVRSMQKQFARLAADSLDEFDGSERNLSGITMGLDRAAYERVAKEMAEFRRKIESIVSEVKDYDRVYRINLQMFPLTRKLEENDEK; encoded by the coding sequence ATGAAACCCATTGTCGAATATCTTGACTATCGCCGCTATATGCAGGAGTTCTACGAGGAACGAAAGAGAACTTCCGCATTTACATGGCGTGAATTTTCCAAGCTCTCCGGTTTTGCGTCGTCGGGATATTTGAAGCTAGTGTGCGACGGCAAGACCCGCTTACGTGGGGTTGGCTCAGAAAGCGTTGCGAAGGCCATGGGGCTGACCGGATACCAGGCGGAATACTTCTGCCGCATGGTGGAATTTTGCGACGCCCAGACAAACGAAGAAAAACAAGCGGCCTATGGTGAAATGTGCCGTTTGGCTGATGCCAACAAGGTCCGTATTTTAGGTGGCGAGGCGTACTCCTATTTTTCCAGCTGGATTAACCCTACGTTGCGTGAACTTGCTCCCATTATGCCGGGGGCAAGGCCCCTTGAAATGGCCCGCATGCTATGCCCCTCTGTGCCTGCCGCCGATGTGCGTTTTTCTTTAGATCAGATGGTCCAGATGGGGCTGCTGAAAAAGATTGAAAGTGCGGGGGAGGTGTCGTACGTTCAGACGGACGTGGGCATCAATCCCGTTGATAATCAAGACCACAAGGCCGCGTTAAATGTAGCGGTGCGCTCCATGCAGAAGCAGTTTGCCCGACTGGCTGCAGATTCCTTGGATGAGTTCGACGGTTCGGAACGTAACCTGTCGGGTATTACCATGGGGCTTGATCGCGCTGCCTACGAGCGGGTGGCGAAGGAAATGGCCGAATTTCGCAGGAAAATTGAGTCTATTGTCTCGGAAGTCAAGGACTATGACCGCGTTTATCGTATAAATTTACAGATGTTTCCGCTGACTCGGAAACTGGAGGAGAATGATGAGAAGTAA
- a CDS encoding IS3 family transposase, with protein sequence MEGPRPGRECRDVRYRAETVRGLSEKHALKHLLKASGLSRSTYYYNIQKKADRYADERKRVKAIHAENKGCYGYRRIKDELRNEGFVINHKTVYRIMKEENLRNVRKRCKYRSYKGDVGQTAPNVINRDFTTTGPNQKWTTDVTQINIGMDKCYLSPILDMYNGEIISYTISDHPDLRMVMSMLDKALDRKLVYDKLVLHSDQGWHYQHYSYQRKLQDHDIIQSMSRKGNCLDNAMMENFFGIMKSELLYPNTFKNMEHFKQELKKYIEYYNNDRIKLRLKGMSPVQYRTHNSVLS encoded by the coding sequence ATTGAAGGCCCTAGACCAGGAAGAGAATGCCGAGATGTTCGGTATAGGGCCGAGACAGTCCGAGGACTGAGTGAAAAGCATGCGCTCAAGCATCTCCTGAAGGCTAGCGGGCTATCCCGCTCTACATACTACTACAACATCCAGAAGAAGGCAGACCGCTACGCCGACGAGCGCAAACGAGTCAAGGCCATACATGCGGAAAACAAGGGTTGCTACGGATATCGTCGTATCAAAGACGAACTGAGGAATGAAGGCTTCGTGATCAATCACAAGACCGTGTATCGCATCATGAAGGAAGAAAATCTAAGGAACGTCCGCAAGCGTTGCAAGTACCGTTCGTACAAGGGGGATGTTGGCCAGACTGCACCAAACGTAATCAACCGGGACTTCACAACGACAGGTCCAAACCAGAAGTGGACAACGGATGTAACCCAGATAAATATCGGCATGGACAAATGCTACCTGTCGCCAATACTGGACATGTACAACGGCGAAATCATAAGCTACACCATATCGGATCATCCTGATCTAAGGATGGTAATGAGCATGCTCGACAAGGCTCTAGATAGAAAGCTAGTCTACGACAAGCTGGTCCTACACTCGGATCAAGGCTGGCACTATCAGCATTACAGCTATCAAAGAAAATTACAAGACCATGATATCATCCAGAGCATGAGCCGCAAGGGAAACTGCCTGGACAATGCAATGATGGAGAACTTCTTCGGCATAATGAAATCAGAACTTCTCTATCCCAACACCTTCAAGAATATGGAGCACTTCAAACAGGAACTCAAGAAATACATCGAGTACTACAACAACGACCGGATAAAACTGCGCCTAAAAGGAATGAGTCCGGTACAATACCGGACTCATAACTCAGTTTTATCCTAA
- a CDS encoding transglutaminase domain-containing protein produces the protein MKKMTRASLQTIILLLAVFVIGCASTSPNSKNGPNHQYEKSTDTVHVSKINAVEKYPFPQDFDSDAYKYRTGIPHKQIVNFIENDENDSLRQNETERYVTNLTSLIDSVAKNDFEKVKMIYDALALLLDYDSESYISNSQPPSKWDYVLASRKAVCEGYANAFKKLCDMLKIPCETVHGYARGLTHIPANEEITSNHAWNIVKIDKFWYNVDCTWGSSAFNVNTSKSNHRYTTDWLFLKGDHFGYSHFPNDSNHQLTKKISRDEFKNRPLLDPIFFDLFESPNKLQAINNIDSSYQLDLIQKRDAKFILNVYNLQTNQPVQNRALLTHNREKLQIEFQAPYAGIFQAFLMHNVKDNAYSSIASFSISANKASNIQHPTYFRSSAKDIKIESPLVQLHADSTYEFKIKVSNKKYALLFCNGKKNRLKNQGNGFFSKKIKIPSNAIEVLIEVSDTEHGRYEAIAKYPVTNNANF, from the coding sequence ATGAAGAAAATGACACGGGCATCACTCCAAACTATAATCCTTCTATTAGCAGTCTTTGTTATTGGGTGTGCGTCAACATCCCCTAATTCTAAGAATGGCCCAAATCATCAGTACGAAAAATCAACAGACACTGTCCATGTTTCCAAAATCAATGCCGTTGAAAAATACCCTTTCCCACAAGACTTTGATAGCGATGCCTATAAATACAGAACGGGTATTCCCCACAAACAAATCGTTAATTTTATTGAAAACGACGAAAACGATTCTCTACGGCAGAACGAAACAGAAAGGTACGTTACAAATCTTACATCCTTAATAGATTCCGTTGCAAAAAATGATTTTGAAAAAGTCAAAATGATTTATGACGCATTGGCGCTGCTACTTGATTACGACAGCGAAAGCTACATAAGTAATTCACAACCTCCAAGTAAATGGGACTATGTTCTTGCATCCCGGAAAGCGGTATGCGAAGGATACGCAAATGCGTTCAAGAAGTTATGTGATATGTTAAAAATTCCATGCGAAACCGTTCACGGATACGCACGAGGTTTAACGCACATACCCGCAAACGAGGAAATTACTTCCAACCATGCATGGAATATTGTCAAGATCGACAAATTCTGGTACAATGTTGATTGCACATGGGGATCAAGCGCCTTTAATGTCAATACATCGAAATCAAACCATCGTTATACAACAGACTGGCTATTTTTGAAAGGAGACCACTTTGGGTACTCCCATTTCCCAAATGATTCAAACCATCAACTAACCAAGAAAATCAGTCGCGACGAATTTAAAAATAGACCTCTCCTAGATCCCATTTTTTTCGACTTATTTGAATCTCCCAACAAACTGCAGGCGATCAACAATATTGATAGTTCATATCAGCTAGACCTTATTCAAAAACGGGATGCAAAATTTATATTGAATGTTTACAATTTACAGACCAACCAACCTGTACAAAACAGAGCTCTATTGACACACAATCGTGAAAAATTACAAATAGAATTCCAGGCACCTTACGCAGGAATCTTTCAAGCTTTTTTAATGCATAACGTTAAAGATAACGCTTATAGCAGCATAGCATCTTTTTCGATTAGCGCAAATAAGGCTAGTAATATCCAGCACCCAACTTATTTTCGCTCATCAGCAAAGGACATCAAGATAGAGTCACCACTAGTTCAGTTACATGCAGATTCAACATACGAATTTAAAATAAAAGTTTCAAATAAAAAATATGCTCTTCTTTTTTGCAACGGAAAGAAAAATCGTCTCAAAAATCAGGGCAACGGATTCTTTTCAAAAAAAATAAAGATTCCCAGCAATGCAATTGAAGTACTTATAGAAGTCTCTGACACGGAACATGGGCGATATGAAGCAATTGCCAAATATCCTGTAACAAACAATGCAAATTTTTAG
- a CDS encoding DUF3990 domain-containing protein, with protein sequence MLDLNQRTILYHGSFCEVSSPDLSKCAKYKDFGQGFYLTTDKEQAKSFAKISTRKAQESGVIPTQQNFGVVSSFEYIPANLRTQIFLTADADWLHCIVAHRKKGLFNSLVQDFEKYDIIGGKIANDATNITITTYMTGTFGEVGSQQADEICIRLLLPERLKDQYCFRTAAALQQLAFIKSERIWL encoded by the coding sequence ATGCTTGATTTGAATCAGCGAACCATTCTGTACCACGGAAGTTTTTGCGAAGTATCTTCACCTGACTTGTCTAAGTGCGCCAAGTATAAGGATTTCGGTCAAGGTTTCTACCTCACAACTGACAAGGAACAAGCGAAATCCTTTGCAAAGATTTCTACAAGAAAAGCGCAGGAATCTGGAGTAATTCCAACCCAGCAGAATTTTGGAGTAGTGTCTTCCTTTGAGTACATACCGGCCAATCTCCGAACCCAAATCTTTTTAACAGCCGATGCCGACTGGCTACATTGCATTGTCGCTCATCGAAAAAAAGGACTTTTCAATTCTCTTGTTCAAGATTTTGAAAAATACGATATCATCGGTGGCAAGATTGCAAACGACGCAACAAACATCACAATAACCACCTACATGACAGGAACCTTCGGGGAAGTCGGTTCTCAACAGGCAGATGAAATATGCATACGCCTGTTACTCCCCGAACGATTAAAGGACCAGTACTGCTTTAGAACAGCGGCCGCATTACAGCAACTTGCATTTATCAAAAGCGAGCGTATATGGCTGTGA
- a CDS encoding branched-chain amino acid transporter permease produces the protein MTTQQQITTIAILALMTVLTRALPFLIFPAGKPTPKYIQYLGKALPLAVFGMLVVYCLKDVQWLEGMHGIPDIVGIVATAVMHIWRRQLFLSMAVGTAVYMVLIRLV, from the coding sequence ATGACTACGCAACAACAAATCACAACCATCGCCATACTTGCGCTGATGACGGTGCTGACCCGCGCCTTGCCTTTCCTCATTTTCCCTGCAGGAAAGCCTACTCCCAAATACATCCAGTATTTGGGCAAGGCCTTGCCTCTCGCTGTTTTCGGTATGCTTGTGGTTTATTGCCTGAAAGATGTGCAGTGGCTGGAAGGTATGCACGGCATTCCCGATATCGTAGGCATTGTGGCGACAGCCGTGATGCACATATGGCGTCGCCAGCTATTTCTTTCCATGGCTGTAGGGACCGCAGTCTATATGGTCCTTATTCGACTCGTTTAA
- a CDS encoding outer membrane beta-barrel protein, which produces MRKLMIMLAVMLIPLNAFAEGNNSSSSFDKLEFGTRLGAGLMYVITDSKEDYYPSNGGPWGSLSFDVAYGLTENLYLHSGVGLDYRIFFVYIEALAGDVLDYDVGEEQDAYDKCEGSFYCGREHWEYNQAFLLNVPVLLQWRIPRILFLEVGVVFELLLGTIENEDDGWRDESYRNRDEESRFGVNVAMGVGHQFKSGLFIDFRVLFRVNDLIDADKFADSYFIPVQEFDGDGNVVFDFMDYSEPYGSYYKLLKFQLGIGYWF; this is translated from the coding sequence ATGCGAAAACTGATGATCATGCTGGCGGTGATGCTGATTCCTTTGAATGCATTTGCCGAGGGCAATAATTCATCAAGTAGTTTCGACAAGTTGGAATTTGGGACCCGCCTTGGTGCAGGTCTCATGTATGTCATCACGGATTCCAAAGAGGATTATTATCCCTCAAACGGTGGACCTTGGGGTTCGTTGTCTTTTGATGTGGCGTACGGCTTGACGGAAAATCTTTACCTGCATTCCGGCGTGGGTTTGGACTATAGGATTTTCTTTGTTTATATAGAAGCTCTTGCGGGAGATGTTCTTGATTACGATGTCGGGGAAGAGCAGGACGCTTATGACAAATGTGAAGGAAGTTTTTACTGTGGTAGAGAACATTGGGAATATAATCAAGCTTTCTTGCTGAATGTTCCCGTGCTTTTGCAGTGGAGGATTCCTCGCATTCTGTTTCTTGAAGTGGGCGTTGTATTTGAGCTGTTGCTTGGGACAATCGAAAATGAGGATGATGGGTGGAGGGATGAATCTTACCGAAATCGCGATGAGGAAAGCCGCTTTGGGGTGAATGTTGCTATGGGTGTTGGGCATCAATTTAAATCGGGCCTGTTCATTGATTTTCGTGTGCTTTTCCGCGTGAACGATTTAATTGATGCAGACAAGTTTGCGGATAGTTACTTTATCCCAGTACAAGAATTTGATGGTGATGGAAATGTTGTGTTTGATTTTATGGATTATTCCGAACCCTACGGTTCTTATTATAAATTGTTGAAGTTCCAGTTGGGTATAGGTTACTGGTTCTGA
- a CDS encoding SDR family oxidoreductase encodes MKNYFDLSGQVAVVTGCSTGLGVQMAKALANQGAKIVAIARRKEMIEAVAKEISETYGVEAIAVQCDITDTAKVEAAVDEILAKLGRIDILINNAGTGAVAPAEDITDDQLNHEMNVDLGGTFKMARAVAKKAMLPAKYGRIINIASMYGLVGNKICGSAPYHAAKGAVVNLTRALAAEWSSKGINVNAICPGYFYTPLTKETLDTPFFQQNAKTMIPAERYGNEGELDTAAIFLASKASSYVTGIMVPVDGGYTCM; translated from the coding sequence ATGAAGAATTATTTCGATCTCTCCGGCCAGGTAGCAGTTGTTACTGGTTGCTCCACTGGTCTCGGCGTTCAGATGGCAAAGGCTCTGGCAAATCAGGGCGCAAAGATTGTTGCAATCGCTCGCCGTAAGGAAATGATTGAAGCTGTAGCTAAGGAAATTTCCGAAACCTACGGCGTCGAAGCTATCGCCGTTCAGTGCGACATTACCGACACCGCTAAGGTTGAAGCAGCCGTTGACGAAATCCTCGCCAAGCTGGGCCGCATCGACATCCTGATCAACAACGCTGGTACTGGCGCAGTTGCTCCGGCAGAAGACATCACCGACGACCAGCTCAACCACGAAATGAACGTTGACCTGGGCGGTACCTTCAAGATGGCTCGTGCAGTTGCCAAGAAGGCAATGCTCCCGGCAAAGTACGGCCGTATCATCAACATTGCCTCCATGTACGGCCTTGTTGGTAACAAGATTTGCGGTTCCGCACCGTACCATGCAGCAAAGGGTGCTGTTGTTAACCTGACCCGCGCTCTGGCCGCTGAATGGTCCAGCAAGGGCATCAATGTTAACGCAATCTGCCCGGGTTACTTCTACACCCCGCTTACCAAGGAAACTCTCGATACTCCGTTCTTCCAGCAGAATGCTAAGACTATGATCCCGGCAGAACGCTATGGAAACGAAGGCGAACTTGACACCGCTGCAATCTTCCTTGCATCCAAGGCATCCAGCTACGTTACCGGCATCATGGTTCCGGTTGACGGCGGCTACACCTGCATGTAA
- a CDS encoding epoxyqueuosine reductase QueH, whose protein sequence is MEPSEHKPPKHNFQRDLEYIIRGLQKRGEVPTLLLHACCAPCSSYSIEYLSQFFRITVFYYNPNISPDEEYRHRVAEIKRFVAEFPTKNPVTLIEGPYEPKKFYEFVRGLENEPEGGKRCRKCFEMRLAESARIAKELCADFVTTTLTISPMKDAQVLNEVMEEQCQKYGVKRLPTDLKKKGGFKRSTELSEQYHLYRQNFCGCVFSQREARERETRAAAKVISATPQD, encoded by the coding sequence ACAAGCCCCCAAAGCACAACTTCCAGCGGGATCTGGAATACATTATCCGCGGGTTACAAAAGCGGGGCGAAGTTCCCACCCTTTTGTTGCACGCCTGTTGCGCCCCTTGCAGTAGCTACAGCATCGAATATCTTTCCCAGTTTTTCAGGATTACAGTTTTCTACTACAACCCCAACATTTCACCCGACGAAGAATACCGTCATCGCGTTGCAGAAATCAAACGGTTTGTTGCAGAGTTTCCCACCAAAAATCCAGTGACGCTGATTGAAGGCCCTTACGAACCCAAGAAATTCTACGAGTTCGTCCGCGGTCTTGAAAACGAACCGGAAGGCGGCAAGCGTTGCCGCAAGTGCTTTGAAATGCGTCTGGCAGAATCCGCACGTATTGCAAAAGAACTTTGCGCAGATTTCGTCACCACCACCCTTACCATCAGCCCCATGAAGGACGCTCAAGTCCTCAATGAAGTAATGGAAGAACAGTGCCAGAAATACGGCGTAAAGCGTTTACCCACGGATTTAAAAAAGAAGGGCGGCTTCAAGCGTTCCACCGAGCTTTCGGAACAGTACCACCTGTACCGCCAGAATTTCTGCGGTTGCGTCTTCTCCCAGCGAGAAGCCAGGGAACGTGAGACGCGGGCTGCCGCTAAAGTGATTTCAGCAACGCCACAAGACTGA